A region of the Dreissena polymorpha isolate Duluth1 chromosome 6, UMN_Dpol_1.0, whole genome shotgun sequence genome:
aatatattgttgGGTACATATTATATGATCCAGAATTCACTGTCCAGGAATTTCTGTTACATCTCAAAGAATCACATTTTACCTTAACTTCCTGCTGTTTGTGCATGTAGTTTCTTATTTCATGGATAAGTGCATTAAACTGGCGAATATCATCACTGGTAAATGTAATTACAGCTTTCCACGATCAGGGGAAAATCCACATAATGTGGTGAAAATGTGGacatttttttagattttttttgatAGTGCATAAATCGCGTTTAATGTTGCATCTTTATGCCGAGTTACGTCTTGaacaaagtaaataatcaataaacagaTGGAACCCCTAAAGCATGCTTACAAAATAGAAGAGCCTCTGTAaaccatttaaaagaaaaatagatttttaaattgGTCCTTCGAGACGTAATCGAGTCCAATTTGTTACGTCTTTAGAGATATAAGTTTTACACTTAAGTCTGTGTCTAATCAGTGCTTACAATGGTACGGTGTTGCCTTCAAAATACCTACAATCATCATCAGAATAAATCAATTTGGGGGGTAACGTTACATTTCcgctatttctaaaaataaaatcggGCGACCTTTTGTGTCCAAAATGTTACGTCTCGAAAAATCAATTTTTTTACGATAACGCTGTTTACTTTCACATATCGGTTGCGCAAAGGCGCCGGAAAATAACTGCACACATTATTTGATGACGTAGAACGCATTCAACGAATTTGTGTACACAAAAGCTGACAACATGGCCGAATCTTCGACACGAGTTCGGTAAGTGAAGAGAGTTACGTCTGAAATAACCTAACCTAGCCTTAAACATCCGAGTTTTTTTGTGAAACGACATGCCTTAGGTatcgttttattgttttaaagtaatTCGAATAGAATTATGATTTGACTTTGGTacgaaaataaaatgcaaatgaaTAAAGGACGACAGAACTGCAAGATTCAATGGCGATGTTCAAAATAGACGTCGTGTCCAAGTTACATCTTAGTAATGAAAATGCATTTAGTCGTCTTTGTTGTCTGCTACGACTTATATTTTCCCACATACTTGTGCCTGGATGGAAACAAATTAGAGATTACCCTGTtccatgttttaaattgttatgtttaaccAAATACAGTGTTTGAACAAAAGATGTAACGTGGACTACATTTTCGACATAAAGGATGTAACTTGGACTACAATTAATTGGGAAACCCGTCGTGTCCTAGTTACATGCCATGTCTTATCAGAAGGCAATTTCTGATCATTTAATTGTTGGGAAGAAAATCATCATGACATTTTTAATCCATTCCATCCTGAGTTGTTTccctatttatttcatacaataaatTAACTATACACTGTTCTAATTGAGTTTGCTTTCTAAGATGTAACATTGATGCAATGAGTTGTGTCTTTGTTACAGGGACTTTTTTGTTTTGGTGTCAAAATTACATCTTCAATGTGCACAAGTAATAGTTGTATGTGCATCAAAGTGTTATAAGTACTTTAAATGGTTGCAGTGCAGGTAAGTTCATACATTGATCAGCAATGctttttcttttatctgaatttaACAAACACATGTTTTTCCTGATGTCTGTGCCAAGAGATGTAACTGGACACTAGCAATTGATGTCCATGTTACGTCTGATGCACAAGTAACAGTGTCCTTGTTTGGGATGCCTTCAACGTACCTGATGTACGTTTGTGGTCCTACCATACATACACATTggttcaaaacaaataaacatagacatattcAGTGTTCATAAGTTTTATGTATGTATAAGTATGTGTTTTACGACAGGGAGCTCGAACAGTCTCTGTGTAAGCAGACCAAGAAGTCGGCCATTGACCAAACCGAGCAGCCATCCAGTGACCAGACAGCCAATGACCCGACCAAGCAGCCAGCCAGTGACCAGACAGAGCACATAGCCAGTGACCAGATGACTTCATTCAGGTACATCATTTTAATACTATTCTAATTAAGAAAATAGAATAGTGTTGTGACGAGTGATGGGGTTTACGTCGCTTTTTAACAGCTTCGGTCATATCATGGCGGTCAGTGCATCTACCATGCTTTCCTGGCTTTCTCACACCAGTACTTACACCACTTCTTTCCATATCGCTGACTTCATACTCACATAATCTAAGAATTGTAGGTGAGTGACATATTTTCATTGCCGGAAAGAAGTTCGACCCGACCGGATCTCGAACCGGATACTCAATAGTTAGTTTCACCAAAGCTACAAtatttaagttatgttatttagGTTATGGTAGATATCATCTCGGGCTCTGACAGTGTGGGTTAGAGTCCAAGTCGGGGTAAGAACTTCTGTGTGGGATGCTTTCAACTTACCTGTGTTTGTGGTTCTACCATACATGCACATtggtttaaaacataaacattcaaaaaGGTATTAGGTATGTATTTATAagtatgtgttataccatagggaGCTTGAGCAGTCTCTGTGGAATTGGACTGAGCAGTCATCCAGCAACCAGTCAGAGCAGTCAGTCAGAAACCAGACAGAGCATTCTGATAGTGACCAACTCGAGCAGTTGGCGAGCAAGCAGACCAAGCAGTCAGCCAGTAACTATGTCGAGATGTTACCCAGTGATGAAACTGTAAAGAAGTTCAATGATGTGACCAGACAACCACCAAGCTCCAATACTGAACAGATAATCAGGTACATTTATATACTAGATTTATTATGCTTTAAGAAGTTTATTTTAATCTGATATTTTTTTCCCAGTTTTTAAATTCAAGACAACTTGcaagtctctctctctctcttccccTAATTTAAGCATTGTAGTAAGCAGTTACTATACACTCAATATTGGAATACCCTTACCCAGGAAATGTATGTTCATGTATAAATGATCACTGTGATACATGTAGAAACTAATGAGTGTTTGAAAAGGTACttgtcttaataaaaaataatagactAAGGTGATagatataaatattgtattaaatcatTACCATAGGATTTGTGCTGGAGATTACATATTGATCAAACATGGTAGAAGTTTTCTTCCTGGTGTAGTGAGTAATCATTTTGTTGGGGTTAATCGTTAGTCCAGTTTATTGTTTCTGTTCCATTGTTTTCAAGTACTTCAACCCTTTGCAGtataaaatgaaattgaaaatgcCATGTGTGGATAGCATGAATCAGCCGGCTGATCTTGTTTCATGCTATTCACTACTAATCTTTATACTGGTATAATCTATATAGTGGTATGCaaaacaaaatttgttatgtCTATGAAATGTGTACCATtggaactgttttttttaaattgagtaGTAACATAAAAGATGGGTATATgctgcaaagggttaatgtcatTCACAGTTATTTTTAAGAATTCATTTTCTTTCTAGTTTGAAACtatattgaactgtctttgaaatttgaaatcaatGTCTGGCAAactttttatatgtttgtatacatatatatatattaaataaatttataatttgatttttggagATAattcagaatttcaaataaaggtgtttttttaatgagACAATTTCTTGTTCCAAACCATAAACGACACTTAAGTACTGAAGTGAGCATTTAATAGGAAGCAGCTAAACATGCCATTGAATCAAGCAAGCATTTGTTTTAAAGCTAGAAACACCTTACTTGTTATAAGTAACAATAGTATAGAAGCTTTTGTTTTACTATATAAGCAGCAACTTTAACTCAATAGTTAACAACtaaacatgtattacattttaGGTGGATGAATGGCCGTGGGTCATATTCTTCAAGAAATATAAAGATAATGCATGGGTTATGAATGAAATAAGGCATACCATCCTTGAATCAGATATCCAGAGAAAGTTGGAACCACCTAAAGTGTCCAAGCTAGGTCGTCGGCTACTTTACAGATTTGAAAGTAAGTTGAAGTATTTAATGTTACATTAAGTATGCATCAACTGtgacatgtacattgtaaatgtACTGTGGCCTAATGGTTAAGGTGTCCGCCTTGGGACCGGGAGGTTGAAGGTTCGAGCCCAAGAGGGAGCGTTTGTCCAGGAAATGTTTCTTTTGGGACTTATTATAAAATGGCAAGTTCCTGAGCCGCGAGCTAGTTAAATTAATGGTTAGTGACTGAAATCCGTCTGGCATCTTGCCTAGTGATAGAAGTTGGGAGGTACTTGGTATAATCAGTTGGAAGTGTCTCATAAGACTTACCCTTttaataggggtgacactataataaacaaaacctttacctacatacatttgttttctcagattttgAAGCATTTCCCCCGTCTTTGACTTTATTTTGACttcttgttttgaattttaaaaatatgtaactCATCCTATATTTCCAGGTTACAAGGAAGACAAGTGAAGCAGAGAGAGAGGGAGAAATACCATGTTTGCAGTTTAGAGTTTGCTGTTGTTTTAGTCTGTGAAAATCTcagaataaataatatgttaattacTATCTGTCTCCTTAAAAgctataatttttttattaccCTGCAAGTTAAAATCCGTTTATCTGATTGGTCAATATGCACTGAATATAGTTTAATATTCCTTGTCAttcatatattgatataaaatcaGATTTGTGGTTTAATTTTTGAAGGTGTTTAGCCCCTTTTAAGTTCTGTAATGTGCttagttttttattttgaaaagtgaACCAATT
Encoded here:
- the LOC127836356 gene encoding uncharacterized protein LOC127836356, whose protein sequence is MAESSTRVRELEQSLCKQTKKSAIDQTEQPSSDQTANDPTKQPASDQTEHIASDQMTSFRELEQSLWNWTEQSSSNQSEQSVRNQTEHSDSDQLEQLASKQTKQSASNYVEMLPSDETVKKFNDVTRQPPSSNTEQIIRICAGDYILIKHGRSFLPGVVDEWPWVIFFKKYKDNAWVMNEIRHTILESDIQRKLEPPKVSKLGRRLLYRFESYKEDK